The following nucleotide sequence is from Lytechinus variegatus isolate NC3 chromosome 12, Lvar_3.0, whole genome shotgun sequence.
attcattttagtGTAGGCTGAAAGTGCACTGTTGATTAAATTCCTTACTTAATCCTAAAAGAGCCAGGATATTTAAACCCATCTCATAGccggggcaggggggggggaggtggacAGGTGATCTGAGCCTTCCACAGAGATGGGTACATGTTGTTACTGAGTATATATTTAACTTTATGAATTGTAATGTTTCATTACATTTagttgaaaaataattaattgaaaTCACAGTTAAGCTCTTCTATTTGATTCCAATGTGCCTTCTCTGTCCTATTTATTGTTTAGGGGATGCCAAAgaagaaagagacatttttcaATGCTATTGCTGGAATTTGGAGGGTTTTATCAAGTGGCTTTGGTAATGTCAGAGTGGATTTCGCTCAGCCTTTCTCTTTAAAGGTAACCGTTACTCTCATCTTCACCGtaattcatgaattcattatATCTGTGCTAAACTTCTTTTACTTTTGGTTATTAGGTATCAGAGTAGAAAATTTGAACCATACAAGTATCTGAAGTTCAATACATTCTTTTATAACGTGTTTCACATGAGACTTCTAATGAACATAACCATACATACTGTAAGTTACATGCTTGTTATTGATATTTGTGTTTTGAATACGTTAGTTTTATAGATCATTAAAGGAAAATATGGATATTGGGGGAAAAATGTCAGTGTAACTGTATAAACAGTTTAGGACTGTGAGttcttttcagaaaataaatgtattgagtGAGTCATTCATTGGAATTTTTAAAGCCATTTTGTAGGCTCCTgcaaaaatttttaatattttttccttttatccAGAAATGGTAAAGCACTCTTATGGTTATAACTATGCTTTCATTTTGGAGAAGAGATTTGTTAATGTCATTATGATTTCGTAATTTGTGGcatcatgattttattatgaTATCAGGATTTTTGTTGCACAACTATGGATGGTTTGAGCTAAATTTCCAAAGGAATTTGATTGGACTGCCATGCATTGCAACCAAAAACAAGTTGCTGACCTGTCTTGCACCACATCGTGATTCGGTATATTGCTTTTGAATGCCCTTGTCTTGCAGGAATATCTGGGATCCCCACCCCTTCCTACCGCTCTCAACAGCGACCTTCCAGCAATCGCACCTCGCAAACCTCGGCTGCAGAAGGCTGTTAGTGACCATTCTCTCTACGGCACTGATGTAGTGATTGAGGATCAAAGACAGCTTATCAGAGGTCTGGGAGAGCACATTGTATATGgtaagaagtagaagtagtagcagtagtagaagtagtgatGGTtccgtagtagtagtagcagtagtagtagcaagtagcagtagtagtagcagtagcggAAGTAGCTGTAgcagaagtagcagtagtagtagtagtagcagtagtagcagtagttatagcagcagcagcagtagtacaTTATTTACTTTTGCCACTTTTCGCAAAATGCAGATCAGGAAAGttcaaatttgcaaaaaaaatccagaCTTGTGATTAATTCTTTGACCCGATTTTGACTTTCAACTGGTTACAATTTTCTGGCAATGCCCCATTAATATAGGCCAGACACTAACCAGGTAGGGACCAGTGATTTACTTAAAGGGGGAGTTAACTCTTCACTGTTGATGTTCCTTACCTTATGTTATTTTTACTGTAGCAATAAGCAAGGAATCAATTTGTGTATGGAGAATAGTAAATATGAACAAAcatctaaaaaatatatatatcaagtTGTGATTTGAGCCTGCAAATTGAGAGTTTGAGATTTACGTCTTTCAATGGTTGATATATATTGTGGTGATTTGTGTACTTTGTTCTTTTTACAGATTCTGTGAAAGTCAATACAGCAATGAGCACCAACTTAGTGGCCTTCCTTCTACTTACCAAATTCAGACAGGTAATAATAGAACATTCCCATTTTGCAAACATTGCTTTCACCTCACATAGTGGTGTTTTGTTATCTTTTGCAACATGTCTTATTAAAGTTTATATGGATATTAAATAATGCATAATCCTCTTTGGTTTCCATTTTTATCAGGGTGTGGAAATGTCACAACTGGTCATGGCGGTCGACAACCTGAGGCGCGATGTCCTGCTGCGAGGTCGGGACGTTGGCTTTACTGGAGTGACCGCTGACGTGGTCAAGCACACCTTCAACCTTCTCGGCCCGGACCTCGTCGCGAGGCATCGGACCCGGAGTCATCCAGACATCGTCCCGGCAACAGACGGGAATCGGAAGACCGAGGAGATCAGGGAGATGGTGGTTCCTAACACAGGGTTACCTCATGTCTTTGAGCTGTCTTACTATGCATCTAGTTTAGTGTCTGTCTTTCTTATGGAGTCCATCGTTGGTGAGTCAGTATGCTGTGATTCATTTATGCATGTGGATAAGGCTTTATGCCAAACGTAATTCTGGGTCATTCATGCAGGAATCCTGTAAGCGGCTCCTCATTGctaattatgacattttatcatAGGCAAAACAATGGTGATTGCAGGGAATCTGCTGGGGAAAAGACACATCGTCCCTCAGAAATATGATTTCTGCTGAAAGACACCACACAGACTTTTAATAAGGTGTCTGACTGAGCATCACTTGAAGAAATCATGGTTTACTGCAGTTTTGTTGGCTTAGATCAAATTGAATCATACATAACCATTCATATTTAGGAATGGTTTAATCTATACCGGGACagaaattttatttgtatgtagGGCAATGTTAGCATATTACAATGATATGTCAAGTTTTTTCTACAACCAAAACACAATCGTGTTAACTGTCATCTCTGAACATTTTTATATGAGGAAACCATCATACTGAACAAGATAGGGCCTTTTCAACAAATCTCTGTTTATCCAACCTATATTTAAATGTATGATTAAAAGTTGAAGAACCATGAATATTCTATGTTATATTTTCTGCATCTTTAAGCTATAACATtgcaaaaaaagaataatgtgagggcagaactttttttctttcacaaccctgctttgcatttgtttagagagagagagagacatttTGGTTTACTTTAGTTTACCAAATTAATTAATTGCTGTAGGAGCCAGGTGGTCTACTTGTTTTGCTTATGTGTATTACCAACTGCAATATAAGAATGACCCAAATCCATGATAGTTCATTTCGAGTAAAAcaagaagaaggaaaataatttttggTGTATGTCCAAACAGGATTTGGGTCTGTTTCTCATTCATTTAGGGCACTTCAAGGCAAAATTCTATGATATGAATTACACACAAGATAGCCTCATGTATAAGCAACAATATCTCATGTTTAACTCAACTTTGCAAAGAGATGGACTTCAACCATTCTTATTTTCATATactaatttgttaatatttttactttaacagCGTCGTCTCTGATCGCCCTGTGCAATGAAGACATGTTTGTGATTGATAGCTCCAAAGAGAATAAGATCGTCCTCCCTCGTTCCAGATTATTGAAGAAGGCGGAGGAACTCTGTGACATGCTTCAGTTTGAATTCACCTTTGTACCGGTAAGTCTGGTAGTATGATCCGACAGATGATCTTGGTTCATTTAACAGGGTGTTTTGAGAAAATCATTGGATAGCAAATCAATTGGAAAGTTTTCTTTGCTATTACATTCCTAATTAGTTACGGTTTTACATGTTGGCTGgttgttttattatcatcagTGTTTGTAAGATTGCAAATTACTTGAAAATGATAATTGGCATGACACAAGAAACTTTTTGGTTAACCATAAATCTTACATTGTATTCATACTGGGGACAGGTTGGATACTCATGCCTGGATGAAACAAATACTGATCTCTTGAGATTGAGATATTGTCAGTGTGATGTTTTCATATGGGCTGAATGAAATATTCAACTCTGAATGATCAGCATAACAGTAACAGGAAACCAGATTGTATGAAGGTGATTGCCTCGACATGACCCTCAAGGTACCCTGTATGGAATGTTAGTATTATTGTCAATAAATGCTTGTATACCTGTCATCTCACTATGCGATACTTCTTGTGTAACCTTCACACATACCTTGTTTggaaaataaatgtacatgtgaATGCTTATCATGAAGACTCTGCGTAAGTCGATCCGCCATAAGTCAAATAGTCACCTAACTCAACCAGATTATGCAAAACATATATCAATAACATTTTACGAGTTAAATTTTGCCTAATTCAAGCATATTTCTGTAAGTCCTAAGAAATGTGACTCCAGAAATTAGACTTGGGAGGAGTCACCTGTAGTTAAAACTAAGCTAcattacttttctttttgttccacCGTTTCTTTTTTTAGCCTTGTGGAAATATTGCACATGCAATCTCAGAAGCAATTGATAAACTTGTTCTCCATGAAGTAGTCAAATTACAGGTGAGTACCCTTCCAATGGTTTTACCTGTTAGTGTAAGTACTAGTATCCCTGTCTTTACTGTATTTTTCTGTGTCATTGATAAGCCAGTTTGATAACCCTTATgtagtcgggggggggggggtgattggtTTATTTACACCTCTGCTTTTTCTTAGCAATAAATCTGTGTTATATGAAAATCTCATGCCATAAtgattcatgatattttttatacttttaatATAAGTTGCGATGCTCaggttttcttttcaaaagttaagcaacattttgtattttaaaatgttagatcccaaattgctcaaaaatgtgatttgattttaaaaattaatgtgGTTTCTGTTTTTAGCCAATAtcagtttattattatttttagtaaCTTTTAGTaactggaattgatttatttcatgctaGTTATGATAAGAAAGTTCCTCCATTGGTCAAAAGAAAAATGCTTATTGAattaagatgaaataaaatcatgttCAATTAGGTGAGTTAGTAATATGTGCTAAGGAAGTTTAAGTTATGAATTTGAATGgtttagaccccccccccccatgcactGATTCTTATGTCATCAGCTGACATGTGCCCAATGGTGAATTCGATCAAAGAAGTGTTTCATAAACATGAGGAATAATACATGTAGAGGGACTCATATCCCTTCTATGGTAATGACCAACATTTCAAGTAgattatatatgtttttagattggagaaggctaataataacatattatgttatgcaggacCCACTGATAGAGCAGTCAAAGTGGCTACTCATAAACATGAGGAATAATACATGTAGAGGGACTCATATCCCTTCTATGGTAATGACCAACATTTCAAGTAgattatatatgtttttagattggagaaggctaataataacatattatgttatgcaggacCCGCTGATAGAGCAGTCAAAGTGGCTACCCaggataaataaaacattatattaatttcaaattattattattatacacttACAGCAAGGTCCAGACCCCCAGAAATGGGCCAGACACATTGGTATATCAGCTTCATGGGACAGTGAAGGCAGCGATGAAGAAAATATGCCATTTGTTGACCAAAAGATTGAGGTAAGAGTGTGGGCAATATTACTTTGAAATCCAGCATTGATTgctaaacagttgtttaaagaaaaaaaaaattaccacacGTCATGCAGAGAGCAGAAGATTGCTTGCTCATATTTATGTTCCTTCTAGTTATTCATGTTTTGAACAGCAATATGATTGTCTGGTATATAATGTCATTGGACAAAAGAGTAAACACTGAAGAACTGATGACCTAGTTTGATAGATAACCGTGGTTTAGTTAAACCTGTGTTAACTTGGACCACAATTTTATTGAGGCTCAGTTCTcgattcatttacaaattgatattgTTCATATCCTGCTGCAAAAAGTGGTcaaaaattgattaatttgTGAATCTGGAAAAGGAAAAtctaaaatgtaaaatattatgaattcTAATGAATTCATTGATACTTAGTAATTGCCACAAATATGGAAGAACTATTATGAAGCCCAGCATTCCATAAAAGTGTGATTTAAAATTGTAGTTTGTACTAGGGTTAAACTTAGGTTTAATCGTCAGAGTACCATCCTATAATTATAACTTATGTGTTTTGAAACTTCACGCACAATGTTGTCTTCCTTTATTTGTTAAGATTATTCAAGATGTAAGTAAGATTAAAAGTATGAGTGCTGTCAGAATAGATATGAAAGCATGGAGGGGCTTCATCActgaatatacaaaatatttgggTATTGTTTGCCTTGCACTTCCTCCTCGATGAACCATtattcttattcatttattgaaacattttacaaatactGCATTGCATTCTGTTTAGATGAACACCAACCAAGAATCCCTGTTGAGACTCTACTTCCTTCAGAGTATCCTAGCTCCACTCATTGAAGGATATTGGTTATCGGCCTGTAACCTCATCCGTCTGCTAGAGATTGATGTCCCTGAGGTAGACTTCTCCAAGGTTGTCAATGAATACTCCAAAGACCGGGTTGCCAAAGGTCTTGCCATTTATGGTAAGTCTCACGGGTGTTATTCTCAGAAGTTCATCTGGCTTAAGTCCAGACTTCACAAGATTTGAAGTCCACACTTCTAGGGATTGTTAGGTTTATCATTAATGTACACCGAAATGTGTTTTCAAGTTATTATCTTTGCTATGCCCCAGCCAACCACTGGTGAGGCATTATGTGTTTAGATCCATGTAATACAAAGATTAGCGAtaaatcgctaaatgaaatggcctatcaagatcattatTGCATGCATATTTTGTTCagtagactgactaggaaccaatcagaattgttctttcaaattagcaatcaatcactaaccttttTGTTTCGGGGCCCAGGTtgtccatccatctatctgcCTCATATTATTTCTTGTTATAACTTACGAACTATTTGATGAATCAGCTTCACAATTTGGTTGTGTGTGCATATATAAGTGATGGTGATCTGATCTGTTGGGGGGAGGGTGTATAGACAAAAATTCAGAGGGCTATTAAAGAGGTTGTTGTGTATCTATGAATACCATTCAAGGAAAAGTAACTTGTAGCCTTATATAGACATGTGGTCAGTGGTGGACCTTGACCCAGAGGAGACAATAAAtcggaggggcactgtattgttcgTAAACAATGCTGtacccctccaatgctttgtctccgggtcacggtccgccactgcatGTGGTCCTTCTATGCAGGTGTTTGGTGAAGCAGGTTTGTACTTTTTGGTATGGTTTCTTATCAATCAGACACATTGCCGTCTTTTCTTATTCCTGTAGCTGAGTGCTGTGCCATGGACACCCTGCGGAACTCTTGGCGTCTGTTCAACCACTGGAAGGTGATTGACTGTTACCTGGACTCTGACAAGAAGAGGATGGTCCATCTCAATGAACCATACAAGAGTGAAGAGAAACTTGGAGTGTTCATTGACAGGATAGAAGCCTTCAGGAGCTAGACAGTGTTGTGCTATAGATCTTGGACCTTGGGAAGCGAGTCTTTAGGAGGATGTTCCTTTTGAGGATCAAGGTCTCTGGAGCCAACTTCTTAAAGATTCATCAAAAGATCTTTAGGAGTTTGGATTGAATACCTTGAGATTCTTCAGCATTGCACAGTTTAACCAACTTGAATTTTGTGTGTGGTTGGAAGGAACATGCCTTTAAGAGTTGGTTGACTCCATCTTGAAAATCTGGAAGTATGAACCCTCATACCCTGAACCTTAGTTTTTGGAAGTGAATCAATGTCCTCTAGACTCTGAAGATTTTTATCAGGTTTACTTAAAGTCATTGGGATTCTTCAAGGTCAAAGGATCTAAGCAAGAGTTTGTTGAACCCTTTATCTGCTGTCTCTCTCCAGAACATGTGAAGCATGACCCCTCATACCTAAACTAACCAATGTGTGTTTATTTGGTAGAGAGACCCAAGGTAGTTCCTTACTCGTGGTTGGAAATAAACAGTCATATGCAATGATGCATGCAAGTTCATGAAATCTATTTGAAGTCGATGGATTGTTAGTGTGTAGGTTTCTGAGTGTTTGCATAGGTGTGAGTGTTGGAATGGTTGTGGGTGTGTTGATATGAAGCGGGTTGGGAAATAATTGGACCATTTCAGAAGCTCAAAATAGTCTTCAGCCTTTAGCAGAGTAGGCTCATTCTGGTATGTACCAAGCCTAACTTAACTAGCCTTACAAgcttaacaaaaaaatatggatgTGTCTTTGTTTATCATTTTAGGAGAACTCCTTGATGCAATTTATTAATCACACTTTGTCTTGTAAAATAGTATATTTGACAGAGTCTTTGTCTAAAGGCATCATAAACTTGCTGTAATGTGAACCATCCAATCCCCTGATATAGTTGCACGCTTCTTGGCAATGCTGAATTTATGATCATTTAATCATATGTGATGAAAGTGTAGAATATCAATTTAATGATGAACGCATGGCTGTATTCTTTGTTGTGtgagcattttaaaaaatctgtggATATTCTGGTATGgcacattttatatattttacttcAGTGAGTTAAAAGAGACAGAGAGATTGAGcatgagtgagagagagaataatattatttaaatgaaatttatattttaaaaggaGTGAAGTTGTAGAGTGTtgggaaaaaatattaaagattgTTTGCAAGGATTACATTATTCacacaatttcatattttaacagaATGCTAGTATTAATACTAGAGTTTGAAATGTGTTGAAAATCTGTGtaaaatattcttaatattTCTATTGTAATATGACACATCATTCACTTAAAAggcaaaatttgaaaaaagttcACAAAAGTATATGTGAAACTATAGATTTACTGGATTAATGTAGAAAATTAGGAACATGTTTCATGCATTTACCATTGCCTACCATTCATGATTTGATTTGCTCCTTGCTTTTGTCCTGAAAGAAGTAGGTttgtgaaattatgtttatttctGTATTGTGTCCATTATTTGATATCCAGATACTTGAATGATGTTGTATCCAATTTTCAGTTGTCCGGTCAGTTTTTCAGGTTGAGTTTAAGTCGTGTATGTGTTTAACGACAGTTTTGTAATCGATAGTGCATTCAGCAATCCGATGACACTAAGATTTACTTTTTATTTCGGAATTTGATAAGTAAAACCAATATACAAaagggaaaatggaaaaaagttCATTAAGTTTGAAGTGTGAATAACTTTGATTAAAATGGATGTGCTTGCGTTTTACTTTTATGTTATTAAAGTAATtaaattgaaacattttttttgctcaaaatgTGTAATACACAGTTTTTTAATTCACTTGTATTTGAGATAACACATTTCATTTGCGATACTGTGTATTACACTTGAGTTTTCAACTTTTTCTCCCTTTATAACCTAattgcatgtttgttaaaagcactgaaaatttgtaaaaatagaGATGTAAAGTTGT
It contains:
- the LOC121425009 gene encoding glycerol-3-phosphate acyltransferase 1, mitochondrial-like isoform X5 is translated as MDMQRIEEVYKSWEKKMPSNLPPPPPARKPRERDNSECQPQRRKRRGRSATLPALDLVPELANFKMSPPSSQTVNGSSEMKRPFIGRCCNQCAQLSREMFYSDDLPSMGLKNILKMTAPPRAGLLFRYFPHVDHALFRAVNHSYPSVPDVSQRVLENQRVQLAVHKSAMSDSEGRLDTESEYQKAADKHRRRAMNVLRHMAATISNSLIRLTGWLLLKILGLFLIGVQVHEGQLNMVRQAAESGVPVIIVPLHRSHLDYVLLSFIFHLTGIRLPFVAAGDNLNIPFFGWCLRRLGAFFIKRKLDKEIGKKDWVYRSTLHTYMEEILRDNQNMEFFIEGGRSRSGKALAPKGGLLSCVVDAYRDDIISDAYIIPASISYEKILDGSFSNEQMGMPKKKETFFNAIAGIWRVLSSGFGNVRVDFAQPFSLKEYLGSPPLPTALNSDLPAIAPRKPRLQKAVSDHSLYGTDVVIEDQRQLIRGLGEHIVYDSVKVNTAMSTNLVAFLLLTKFRQGVEMSQLVMAVDNLRRDVLLRGRDVGFTGVTADVVKHTFNLLGPDLVARHRTRSHPDIVPATDGNRKTEEIREMVVPNTGLPHVFELSYYASSLVSVFLMESIVASSLIALCNEDMFVIDSSKENKIVLPRSRLLKKAEELCDMLQFEFTFVPPCGNIAHAISEAIDKLVLHEVVKLQQGPDPQKWARHIGISASWDSEGSDEENMPFVDQKIEMNTNQESLLRLYFLQSILAPLIEGYWLSACNLIRLLEIDVPEVDFSKVVNEYSKDRVAKGLAIYAECCAMDTLRNSWRLFNHWKVIDCYLDSDKKRMVHLNEPYKSEEKLGVFIDRIEAFRS
- the LOC121425009 gene encoding glycerol-3-phosphate acyltransferase 1, mitochondrial-like isoform X6, with protein sequence MSPPSSQTVNGSSEMKRPFIGRCCNQCAQLSREMFYSDDLPSMGLKNILKMTAPPRAGLLFRYFPHVDHALFRAVNHSYPSVPDVSQRVLENQRVQLAVHKSAMSDSEGRLDTESEYQKAADKHRRRAMNVLRHMAATISNSLIRLTGWLLLKILGLFLIGVQVHEGQLNMVRQAAESGVPVIIVPLHRSHLDYVLLSFIFHLTGIRLPFVAAGDNLNIPFFGWCLRRLGAFFIKRKLDKEIGKKDWVYRSTLHTYMEEILRDNQNMEFFIEGGRSRSGKALAPKGGLLSCVVDAYRDDIISDAYIIPASISYEKILDGSFSNEQMGMPKKKETFFNAIAGIWRVLSSGFGNVRVDFAQPFSLKEYLGSPPLPTALNSDLPAIAPRKPRLQKAVSDHSLYGTDVVIEDQRQLIRGLGEHIVYDSVKVNTAMSTNLVAFLLLTKFRQGVEMSQLVMAVDNLRRDVLLRGRDVGFTGVTADVVKHTFNLLGPDLVARHRTRSHPDIVPATDGNRKTEEIREMVVPNTGLPHVFELSYYASSLVSVFLMESIVASSLIALCNEDMFVIDSSKENKIVLPRSRLLKKAEELCDMLQFEFTFVPPCGNIAHAISEAIDKLVLHEVVKLQQGPDPQKWARHIGISASWDSEGSDEENMPFVDQKIEMNTNQESLLRLYFLQSILAPLIEGYWLSACNLIRLLEIDVPEVDFSKVVNEYSKDRVAKGLAIYAECCAMDTLRNSWRLFNHWKVIDCYLDSDKKRMVHLNEPYKSEEKLGVFIDRIEAFRS
- the LOC121425009 gene encoding glycerol-3-phosphate acyltransferase 1, mitochondrial-like isoform X3, yielding MDCGQNRWKEFSQKLVVGRMDMQRIEEVYKSWEKKMPSNLPPPPPARKPRERDNSECQPQRRKRRGRSATLPALDLVPELANFKMSPPSSQTVNGSSEMKRPFIGRCCNQCAQLSREMFYSDDLPSMGLKNILKMTAPPRAGLLFRYFPHVDHALFRAVNHSYPSVPDVSQRVLENQRVQLAVHKSAMSDSEGRLDTESEYQKAADKHRRRAMNVLRHMAATISNSLIRLTGWLLLKILGLFLIGVQVHEGQLNMVRQAAESGVPVIIVPLHRSHLDYVLLSFIFHLTGIRLPFVAAGDNLNIPFFGWCLRRLGAFFIKRKLDKEIGKKDWVYRSTLHTYMEEILRDNQNMEFFIEGGRSRSGKALAPKGGLLSCVVDAYRDDIISDAYIIPASISYEKILDGSFSNEQMGMPKKKETFFNAIAGIWRVLSSGFGNVRVDFAQPFSLKEYLGSPPLPTALNSDLPAIAPRKPRLQKAVSDHSLYGTDVVIEDQRQLIRGLGEHIVYDSVKVNTAMSTNLVAFLLLTKFRQGVEMSQLVMAVDNLRRDVLLRGRDVGFTGVTADVVKHTFNLLGPDLVARHRTRSHPDIVPATDGNRKTEEIREMVVPNTGLPHVFELSYYASSLVSVFLMESIVASSLIALCNEDMFVIDSSKENKIVLPRSRLLKKAEELCDMLQFEFTFVPPCGNIAHAISEAIDKLVLHEVVKLQQGPDPQKWARHIGISASWDSEGSDEENMPFVDQKIEMNTNQESLLRLYFLQSILAPLIEGYWLSACNLIRLLEIDVPEVDFSKVVNEYSKDRVAKGLAIYAECCAMDTLRNSWRLFNHWKVIDCYLDSDKKRMVHLNEPYKSEEKLGVFIDRIEAFRS
- the LOC121425009 gene encoding glycerol-3-phosphate acyltransferase 1, mitochondrial-like isoform X2 → MVQIFSSSENESCDVHYNNNLVVGRMDMQRIEEVYKSWEKKMPSNLPPPPPARKPRERDNSECQPQRRKRRGRSATLPALDLVPELANFKMSPPSSQTVNGSSEMKRPFIGRCCNQCAQLSREMFYSDDLPSMGLKNILKMTAPPRAGLLFRYFPHVDHALFRAVNHSYPSVPDVSQRVLENQRVQLAVHKSAMSDSEGRLDTESEYQKAADKHRRRAMNVLRHMAATISNSLIRLTGWLLLKILGLFLIGVQVHEGQLNMVRQAAESGVPVIIVPLHRSHLDYVLLSFIFHLTGIRLPFVAAGDNLNIPFFGWCLRRLGAFFIKRKLDKEIGKKDWVYRSTLHTYMEEILRDNQNMEFFIEGGRSRSGKALAPKGGLLSCVVDAYRDDIISDAYIIPASISYEKILDGSFSNEQMGMPKKKETFFNAIAGIWRVLSSGFGNVRVDFAQPFSLKEYLGSPPLPTALNSDLPAIAPRKPRLQKAVSDHSLYGTDVVIEDQRQLIRGLGEHIVYDSVKVNTAMSTNLVAFLLLTKFRQGVEMSQLVMAVDNLRRDVLLRGRDVGFTGVTADVVKHTFNLLGPDLVARHRTRSHPDIVPATDGNRKTEEIREMVVPNTGLPHVFELSYYASSLVSVFLMESIVASSLIALCNEDMFVIDSSKENKIVLPRSRLLKKAEELCDMLQFEFTFVPPCGNIAHAISEAIDKLVLHEVVKLQQGPDPQKWARHIGISASWDSEGSDEENMPFVDQKIEMNTNQESLLRLYFLQSILAPLIEGYWLSACNLIRLLEIDVPEVDFSKVVNEYSKDRVAKGLAIYAECCAMDTLRNSWRLFNHWKVIDCYLDSDKKRMVHLNEPYKSEEKLGVFIDRIEAFRS
- the LOC121425009 gene encoding glycerol-3-phosphate acyltransferase 1, mitochondrial-like isoform X1 encodes the protein MVQIFSSSENESCDVHYNNNKLVVGRMDMQRIEEVYKSWEKKMPSNLPPPPPARKPRERDNSECQPQRRKRRGRSATLPALDLVPELANFKMSPPSSQTVNGSSEMKRPFIGRCCNQCAQLSREMFYSDDLPSMGLKNILKMTAPPRAGLLFRYFPHVDHALFRAVNHSYPSVPDVSQRVLENQRVQLAVHKSAMSDSEGRLDTESEYQKAADKHRRRAMNVLRHMAATISNSLIRLTGWLLLKILGLFLIGVQVHEGQLNMVRQAAESGVPVIIVPLHRSHLDYVLLSFIFHLTGIRLPFVAAGDNLNIPFFGWCLRRLGAFFIKRKLDKEIGKKDWVYRSTLHTYMEEILRDNQNMEFFIEGGRSRSGKALAPKGGLLSCVVDAYRDDIISDAYIIPASISYEKILDGSFSNEQMGMPKKKETFFNAIAGIWRVLSSGFGNVRVDFAQPFSLKEYLGSPPLPTALNSDLPAIAPRKPRLQKAVSDHSLYGTDVVIEDQRQLIRGLGEHIVYDSVKVNTAMSTNLVAFLLLTKFRQGVEMSQLVMAVDNLRRDVLLRGRDVGFTGVTADVVKHTFNLLGPDLVARHRTRSHPDIVPATDGNRKTEEIREMVVPNTGLPHVFELSYYASSLVSVFLMESIVASSLIALCNEDMFVIDSSKENKIVLPRSRLLKKAEELCDMLQFEFTFVPPCGNIAHAISEAIDKLVLHEVVKLQQGPDPQKWARHIGISASWDSEGSDEENMPFVDQKIEMNTNQESLLRLYFLQSILAPLIEGYWLSACNLIRLLEIDVPEVDFSKVVNEYSKDRVAKGLAIYAECCAMDTLRNSWRLFNHWKVIDCYLDSDKKRMVHLNEPYKSEEKLGVFIDRIEAFRS
- the LOC121425009 gene encoding glycerol-3-phosphate acyltransferase 1, mitochondrial-like isoform X4, whose amino-acid sequence is MDCGQNRWKEFSQLVVGRMDMQRIEEVYKSWEKKMPSNLPPPPPARKPRERDNSECQPQRRKRRGRSATLPALDLVPELANFKMSPPSSQTVNGSSEMKRPFIGRCCNQCAQLSREMFYSDDLPSMGLKNILKMTAPPRAGLLFRYFPHVDHALFRAVNHSYPSVPDVSQRVLENQRVQLAVHKSAMSDSEGRLDTESEYQKAADKHRRRAMNVLRHMAATISNSLIRLTGWLLLKILGLFLIGVQVHEGQLNMVRQAAESGVPVIIVPLHRSHLDYVLLSFIFHLTGIRLPFVAAGDNLNIPFFGWCLRRLGAFFIKRKLDKEIGKKDWVYRSTLHTYMEEILRDNQNMEFFIEGGRSRSGKALAPKGGLLSCVVDAYRDDIISDAYIIPASISYEKILDGSFSNEQMGMPKKKETFFNAIAGIWRVLSSGFGNVRVDFAQPFSLKEYLGSPPLPTALNSDLPAIAPRKPRLQKAVSDHSLYGTDVVIEDQRQLIRGLGEHIVYDSVKVNTAMSTNLVAFLLLTKFRQGVEMSQLVMAVDNLRRDVLLRGRDVGFTGVTADVVKHTFNLLGPDLVARHRTRSHPDIVPATDGNRKTEEIREMVVPNTGLPHVFELSYYASSLVSVFLMESIVASSLIALCNEDMFVIDSSKENKIVLPRSRLLKKAEELCDMLQFEFTFVPPCGNIAHAISEAIDKLVLHEVVKLQQGPDPQKWARHIGISASWDSEGSDEENMPFVDQKIEMNTNQESLLRLYFLQSILAPLIEGYWLSACNLIRLLEIDVPEVDFSKVVNEYSKDRVAKGLAIYAECCAMDTLRNSWRLFNHWKVIDCYLDSDKKRMVHLNEPYKSEEKLGVFIDRIEAFRS